In Leptotrichia buccalis C-1013-b, the genomic window TAAAGGACAATTCAACAATTTTTTACTTAAAAGATGAAAAAGATCCAAATACTGATTTTCAGTCAAAATTTTTATTGTCATTAAAAAAACATTTACAAAATTCAATTTTGATAAATATTCATCAGGAAGGTTTTGACAGGATTGTATATTTTGATTTTGAGAAGTTAAATCAGTTTGGAGATGTGGAAAAATATACGTTAATTATTGAAATTATGGGAAAAGCAAGCAATATCTTTTTGACAAGCAAAGGAAAAATCCTATCTGCCCTTTATTTTACTTCGATTGACGTTGGAAACCGTGTTATTATGACTGGTGCCAAATATACGTTGCCATTTGAAGAAAAAAAGATTTCGCCACTTTATCTGGAAGCTGAGAATTTTCCGTTTGAAACAGAAACTTTTATGGAAAAAATTGAAGGTGTGGGACGTGCCTTTGCATTGCAATGTTCACAGGATTATGACACTTTCAAAAAATATTTATCTGGCTACAAGCCCGTAATGTATGAAATATTAAATCGTGGAAAAATCCACAAAGTATTAACTTACAACGAATTTTCTGAATTTAGCCAAAAAGAAAATACAAAGTTAGAAAATGGAAGAAGATATTTTGAAACTTTAAACGAAGGACTGAACAAGTATTTTAAGGTTACTGTTACTTCCAATGTAATTAGTGAAAAAAAGAAAAATCTACTAAAATATGTGGATTCTCAAATAAAAAAATTCAAAAAAATTCAAAAAAATATAAAAGTTGATTTGAAAAAAAATGAAAATTTTGAAAAATACAAAAATATGGGGGATATTCTGGCTGCAAATATGCATCAGATAAAATACGGAATGAAAAAAATTACAGCTTTTGACTTTTATAACAATCAGGACATTACGATAAATCTAGACCCACTTTTATCTCCAAATGATAATTTAAATTTTTACTATAATAAATATAACAAGGGAAAACGTACTATTTCAGCCTTAAATTCCAGATTTTTAGACATTCAGAATGAAATAAAATATTTTGAAGAAAT contains:
- a CDS encoding Rqc2 family fibronectin-binding protein; its protein translation is MLYLDGIGISFLIKEIKEKILRYKLTKIFQYDRVSFSLFFGKNNLIFQVKDNSTIFYLKDEKDPNTDFQSKFLLSLKKHLQNSILINIHQEGFDRIVYFDFEKLNQFGDVEKYTLIIEIMGKASNIFLTSKGKILSALYFTSIDVGNRVIMTGAKYTLPFEEKKISPLYLEAENFPFETETFMEKIEGVGRAFALQCSQDYDTFKKYLSGYKPVMYEILNRGKIHKVLTYNEFSEFSQKENTKLENGRRYFETLNEGLNKYFKVTVTSNVISEKKKNLLKYVDSQIKKFKKIQKNIKVDLKKNENFEKYKNMGDILAANMHQIKYGMKKITAFDFYNNQDITINLDPLLSPNDNLNFYYNKYNKGKRTISALNSRFLDIQNEIKYFEEIKMFIEKENDFIGIEEIENELNLANNGNKSKNKIRLNKPKKRELLSFDYKGFQIFVGRNNKENEEISFSKGQPNDIWMHIKDIPGSHVLILRNNQEVPDDVLLHAANLACEYSKAKEGDKVTVDYCERKFVKKIKNSKPGNVIYTNFHTLLIEVQ